In Nonomuraea sp. NBC_00507, the following are encoded in one genomic region:
- a CDS encoding glycosyltransferase, translating to MRILYVSPYPPARDGIGTYTHVLARAVRERGHEVAVVAARPHPDAPEEVIGALGGGVAPLRAAVARFRPDVVHVQFAVPAFGARTLAVARWLAGPGVPAVATLHEVNRDTALLRGPGRALYRHLAQGCDRLIVHTRAARDTLGALGLDGYATVVPHFSAPPPSATGTAAGLRARFGLGDDRLLLAFGHIHVSKGLDDLVRAIATLPPATLGAVRVVVAGAVRRRHGPFRVFEARDHLHQAMVRRLARRHGLRDRLVFTGYVPDGDIAAWFAAAEAVVLPYRDAEQSGVANLARAFGVPVIATTVGGLAELFEGSPWAVPPGAPDRLAAAIADLLATGPGGGGVARTPDMVPDSGTPDTDLNTDLSTDLSTVTTRTIAVYEAVRSPLARIPGNRPDVP from the coding sequence GTGAGGATCCTCTACGTCAGCCCTTACCCGCCGGCCCGCGACGGCATCGGGACCTACACCCACGTGCTCGCCCGCGCCGTGCGCGAACGCGGCCACGAGGTCGCGGTGGTCGCCGCCCGCCCGCATCCTGACGCGCCCGAGGAGGTCATCGGCGCGCTGGGCGGTGGGGTGGCGCCGCTGCGTGCGGCCGTGGCCAGGTTCCGGCCGGACGTGGTGCACGTGCAGTTCGCGGTGCCCGCGTTCGGCGCCCGTACCTTGGCCGTGGCGCGCTGGCTGGCCGGCCCCGGGGTCCCGGCGGTGGCCACACTGCACGAGGTCAACCGCGACACGGCGCTGTTGCGCGGGCCGGGGAGGGCGCTGTATCGGCACCTCGCGCAGGGCTGCGACCGGCTCATCGTGCACACGCGGGCGGCGCGGGACACGCTCGGCGCTCTCGGGCTGGACGGCTACGCCACGGTGGTCCCGCACTTCTCCGCGCCGCCGCCGTCCGCGACCGGCACCGCCGCCGGCCTGCGGGCCCGCTTCGGGCTGGGTGACGACCGCCTGCTCCTGGCCTTCGGCCACATCCACGTCAGCAAGGGGCTCGACGACCTGGTGCGGGCAATCGCGACGCTGCCGCCCGCGACGCTGGGCGCGGTGCGGGTCGTGGTCGCCGGTGCGGTACGGCGGCGGCACGGCCCGTTCCGAGTGTTCGAGGCACGCGACCACCTGCACCAGGCGATGGTGCGCCGCCTGGCGCGCCGGCACGGGCTGCGCGACCGGCTCGTGTTCACCGGTTACGTGCCCGACGGCGACATCGCGGCCTGGTTCGCCGCGGCGGAGGCCGTGGTGCTGCCGTACCGCGACGCCGAGCAGAGCGGGGTGGCCAACCTGGCCCGCGCCTTCGGCGTACCGGTGATCGCGACCACCGTGGGCGGGCTGGCCGAGCTGTTCGAGGGCTCCCCGTGGGCGGTCCCCCCTGGCGCCCCTGACCGGCTGGCCGCGGCGATCGCCGACCTCCTCGCGACCGGTCCGGGGGGAGGCGGCGTCGCGCGCACGCCGGACATGGTGCCGGACTCGGGCACGCCGGACACCGACCTGAACACGGACCTGAGCACCGACCTGAGCACGGTCACGACGCGGACGATCGCCGTGTACGAGGCCGTTCGCAGCCCGCTCGCCCGCATCCCCGGGAACCGTCCCGATGTCCCCTAG
- a CDS encoding glycoside hydrolase family 16 protein encodes MTAANGPARFRTWILAAAICATVVAASAAGVRTIGETPSDGARNGATTPPAQSIEPPPLALPEASWKLSWSDEFNGRGRPAKWTALSGTSWSNRKALHYYSPANAVQDGSGRLVISGLRTRAADRPACWYGPCDYSSARLETRKTFDQAYGRFTARIKLPLGKGLWPAFWLKRSDAGRSGSTTYGEIDIMENRGHETHLVRAYTHSKGRKGGGQITLPERLDAGFHVYGVDWTPQSITWWVDGKPYAQYPRYPGWPFDEPFYLILNLQVGGSWVGNPTTTTRFPARMVVDWVRVYRQR; translated from the coding sequence ATGACGGCGGCTAACGGCCCGGCCCGTTTCCGCACCTGGATCCTCGCCGCGGCGATCTGCGCCACCGTGGTCGCGGCCAGCGCGGCAGGGGTGCGCACCATCGGTGAGACGCCATCGGACGGGGCTCGGAACGGGGCGACGACGCCGCCAGCACAGTCGATCGAGCCTCCGCCGCTGGCGCTGCCCGAGGCCTCCTGGAAACTGAGCTGGTCCGACGAGTTCAACGGGCGGGGCCGGCCCGCCAAGTGGACCGCCCTGTCCGGCACGAGCTGGTCGAACCGGAAGGCGCTGCACTACTACAGCCCGGCGAACGCGGTGCAGGACGGCTCCGGCCGCCTGGTCATCTCCGGGCTACGGACGCGGGCCGCGGACCGGCCGGCCTGCTGGTACGGCCCGTGCGACTACAGCTCCGCCCGGCTGGAGACCAGGAAGACCTTCGACCAGGCGTACGGGCGGTTCACCGCGCGCATCAAGCTGCCGCTCGGCAAGGGGCTGTGGCCGGCGTTCTGGCTCAAGCGCAGTGACGCCGGCCGCTCGGGCTCCACGACGTACGGCGAGATCGACATCATGGAGAACCGCGGCCACGAGACCCATCTCGTCAGGGCCTACACCCACTCCAAGGGCCGCAAGGGCGGCGGCCAGATCACCCTGCCGGAGCGGCTGGACGCCGGTTTCCACGTGTACGGCGTCGACTGGACGCCCCAGAGCATCACCTGGTGGGTGGACGGCAAGCCGTACGCCCAATACCCGCGCTATCCCGGCTGGCCGTTCGACGAGCCCTTCTACTTGATCCTCAACCTGCAGGTGGGTGGCAGCTGGGTGGGAAACCCGACCACCACGACGCGCTTCCCGGCGCGGATGGTCGTCGACTGGGTACGGGTGTACCGCCAGCGCTGA
- a CDS encoding glycosyltransferase — MPRRPVVALVTDAIHPYSFGGREIRYHELYEHFTPHADLHVFTMRWWHGPRVRTEGGVTFHAISPLLPMYRHGVRSTWQALVFAVACLRLLRHRFDVLNVDQIPFLHLLPLRLVATLRRKPLIATWHEVWGPEYWRYSMRVGWRPAWWIERLAMRAPDRIIAVSPETARRLRAELGEQAPITIAPNGVDLDGVNQAAPHEQRTDLVVVSRLMRHKGLDLLLAAIARLRERGRAVTCRIIGDGPERDTLREEAERLGIAHAVEFRHDVSEQKDVYSLVKAGRVFAFPSTREGFGIAVLEAIACGVPVVTTSARDNLAQHLVRRSRRGIVCEHTLDAFAAALADALDGPADDAPAEPWVGEYALDSIASHVVKAMLP; from the coding sequence GTGCCCAGACGGCCCGTGGTGGCACTCGTCACCGATGCCATCCACCCGTACAGCTTCGGTGGCAGGGAGATCCGCTACCACGAGTTGTACGAGCACTTCACGCCGCACGCCGACCTCCACGTGTTCACCATGCGCTGGTGGCACGGTCCCCGGGTGCGCACCGAGGGCGGCGTCACGTTCCACGCGATCTCCCCGCTGCTGCCGATGTACCGGCACGGTGTCCGCTCCACCTGGCAGGCGCTGGTCTTCGCGGTGGCCTGCCTCCGGCTGCTGCGGCATCGGTTCGACGTGCTCAACGTCGACCAGATCCCGTTCCTGCACCTGTTGCCGCTGCGCCTGGTCGCCACCCTGCGCCGCAAACCGCTGATCGCGACCTGGCACGAGGTGTGGGGCCCCGAGTACTGGCGCTACAGCATGCGCGTCGGCTGGCGGCCGGCGTGGTGGATCGAGCGGCTGGCGATGCGGGCGCCCGATCGCATCATCGCCGTCTCCCCGGAGACGGCCCGGCGGCTGCGGGCTGAGCTCGGCGAGCAGGCCCCGATCACGATCGCACCCAACGGGGTCGACCTCGACGGGGTGAACCAGGCCGCGCCGCACGAGCAGCGCACCGACCTGGTCGTGGTGAGCAGGCTGATGCGGCACAAGGGCCTGGACCTGCTGCTCGCCGCCATCGCCCGGCTGCGGGAGCGCGGCCGCGCGGTCACCTGCCGGATCATCGGCGACGGCCCGGAGCGCGACACGCTGCGCGAGGAGGCCGAACGGCTCGGCATCGCGCACGCCGTGGAGTTCCGGCACGACGTCAGCGAGCAGAAGGACGTGTACTCGCTGGTCAAGGCGGGCCGGGTGTTCGCCTTCCCGTCCACCAGGGAGGGGTTCGGCATCGCCGTGCTGGAGGCGATCGCCTGCGGCGTGCCGGTGGTGACCACCTCGGCCAGGGACAATCTGGCCCAGCATCTGGTGCGGCGCAGCCGGCGGGGGATCGTCTGCGAGCACACGCTGGACGCGTTCGCCGCAGCCCTGGCCGACGCCCTCGACGGGCCCGCGGACGATGCGCCGGCGGAGCCGTGGGTCGGCGAGTACGCCCTGGATTCGATCGCCTCCCACGTGGTGAAGGCGATGCTGCCGTGA
- a CDS encoding glycosyltransferase has protein sequence MSPSLSVVICSYNGATRLGRTLDALATQTTHADLEIIVVDDASLDGTGDVARGHGVTVIRHETNRGTAAARDTGLRAAKGPVVAFLDDDCEPGPRWAELLLGGYAEEGVAGVGGPIVPVTGDGFLPRFLERNNRHEPLELELTVSTALPYRLWLYLRRQWATAEAARGRRDVYAFSGGNMSFERERLLAAGGFDTRFRYAAEEEDLSRRLRRDRPGRMVFVPDAPVAHRYTPTVRGMLRRSLAYGRGAAMQYHKWPAVRPTVFPWPVLVAGLAVAAVRWPAVAVVPVLLPLLLYPVGLRNAVTGRIEALADPYLRLAQEACENVGFLHGLWAFRRMFAEDRTGRGGGQST, from the coding sequence ATGTCCCCTAGCTTGTCCGTCGTCATCTGCTCCTACAACGGCGCGACCCGCCTCGGGCGGACCCTCGACGCGCTGGCGACCCAGACCACCCACGCCGACCTGGAGATCATCGTCGTCGACGACGCGTCCCTGGACGGGACCGGGGACGTCGCGCGCGGCCACGGGGTCACGGTCATCCGCCACGAGACGAACCGCGGCACGGCGGCGGCACGCGACACCGGCCTGCGGGCCGCGAAGGGGCCGGTCGTGGCCTTCCTCGACGACGACTGCGAGCCCGGCCCCCGCTGGGCCGAGCTGCTGCTGGGCGGCTATGCCGAAGAGGGCGTCGCCGGCGTGGGCGGTCCGATCGTGCCGGTGACCGGGGACGGCTTCCTGCCGCGGTTCCTCGAACGCAACAACCGGCACGAGCCGCTGGAGCTGGAGCTCACCGTCAGCACGGCGCTGCCGTACCGGCTGTGGTTGTACCTGCGGCGGCAGTGGGCGACGGCCGAGGCGGCCCGCGGGCGGCGGGACGTCTACGCCTTCAGCGGCGGCAACATGTCGTTCGAGCGGGAGCGGCTGCTGGCCGCGGGCGGGTTCGACACCAGGTTCCGGTACGCGGCCGAGGAAGAGGACCTGTCCCGCAGGCTCCGACGGGACCGGCCGGGGCGGATGGTCTTCGTCCCCGACGCGCCGGTCGCGCACCGGTACACACCCACGGTGCGCGGAATGCTGCGCCGCAGCCTGGCGTACGGGCGGGGCGCCGCGATGCAGTACCACAAGTGGCCCGCGGTCCGGCCGACGGTGTTCCCCTGGCCGGTCCTCGTCGCGGGCCTCGCCGTCGCGGCCGTCCGGTGGCCGGCGGTCGCGGTCGTGCCGGTGCTACTGCCACTGCTGCTCTACCCGGTGGGGTTGCGGAACGCGGTGACGGGCAGGATCGAGGCGCTCGCCGACCCGTACCTCCGGCTCGCCCAGGAAGCGTGCGAGAATGTCGGCTTCCTGCACGGTCTGTGGGCCTTCCGCCGCATGTTCGCCGAGGACAGGACCGGACGGGGCGGAGGGCAGAGCACGTGA
- a CDS encoding glycosyltransferase family 2 protein, producing the protein MISIVIISKDEPALDGTLDGVTAAAESAGLPYEIIVVDASEGRLDAVAAAHPHVRWTVFTPPPGVRVTIPHQRNAGVRAAKGEIVVFTDAGCLPQGDWLRRLVTPIIDEGESVVSGLVTGPEGHGSLYDADARRRAAARYLPECGTGNLAVRREVFDGVAGFDETFGYGSDVDFSWRVQDTGHRIRSAGDAVVTHEWGDRRRQLRRSYVYGKARARLYLKHRGRRAHLLRREPMVVAYPLFLLGLPLTLWFPLYPALLLVPAWRNRHNGPVRVLADHLAYGAGVLAELAAPRGRAGR; encoded by the coding sequence ATGATCTCTATCGTCATCATCAGCAAGGACGAGCCCGCGCTGGACGGCACCCTCGACGGCGTCACCGCCGCGGCCGAGTCCGCCGGCCTGCCGTACGAGATCATCGTCGTGGACGCCTCAGAAGGCCGGCTCGACGCCGTTGCCGCCGCCCACCCGCACGTGCGGTGGACGGTCTTCACCCCGCCGCCGGGCGTGCGCGTGACCATCCCGCACCAGCGCAACGCCGGCGTGCGCGCTGCCAAGGGCGAGATCGTCGTGTTCACCGACGCGGGCTGTCTCCCTCAGGGCGACTGGCTGCGCCGTCTCGTCACACCGATCATCGACGAGGGCGAGAGCGTCGTGTCGGGGCTGGTCACCGGCCCCGAGGGGCACGGCAGCCTCTACGACGCCGACGCCCGGCGCCGCGCCGCCGCCCGCTACCTCCCGGAGTGCGGCACCGGCAACCTCGCAGTGCGCCGGGAGGTTTTCGACGGGGTCGCCGGCTTCGACGAGACGTTCGGGTACGGCTCCGACGTCGACTTCAGCTGGCGGGTCCAGGACACCGGGCACCGCATCCGCAGCGCTGGCGACGCGGTCGTCACCCACGAGTGGGGGGACCGCCGCCGGCAGCTCCGCCGCTCCTACGTCTACGGCAAGGCGCGCGCCCGGCTCTACCTCAAGCACCGGGGCCGCCGGGCGCACCTGCTGCGCCGGGAGCCGATGGTCGTGGCGTATCCCCTCTTCCTGCTCGGCCTGCCGCTGACCCTGTGGTTCCCGCTCTACCCGGCGCTGCTGCTGGTGCCGGCCTGGCGCAACCGGCACAACGGTCCGGTGCGGGTCCTCGCCGACCACCTGGCGTACGGCGCGGGCGTGCTCGCCGAACTCGCCGCTCCCCGGGGTCGCGCCGGCCGATGA
- a CDS encoding glycosyltransferase: MKVLVFPRDSNPYQDLLHGELRRTGVRVHYLGELTFSHTLNLLLLPAELAVRRLAGARIVHLHWVWKFALPGGAWMRWPAQLWFAAVLGVVRLLGLRLVWTAHNVLPHRPVFADDAAARRTLVRHCDLVIAHHSTALHRLAALDAVPSKAAVIPHGPFPAPPLPPPGRSGGPRTFLFFGRIEPYKGVEDLLAAFTALPCGLDVRLVIAGSCPDAALAARLKASAVTDDRVDLRLGRVRDEDVAGLFAEAEVVVLPFREITTSGSALLALAHGRPLIVPALPALAGLPAAALAGYRGGVTGLTAALRAAAGWDAATLAAMSAAALEHVNGVGWTEIARATRNGYATVLRDRGGQTGERVRLDRMGERVSLDAAGGPMRERVRSLFRNVLVRGTFLLLANTVLLAAGGFAFFTLAARNYPVEAVGWLTAVTASVNLLSTVAALGLPTTLLRHLVKADDPRRLAAIAVTAVGAIGGVLALLSLLILAPLLPGGPELIRQPGTITLVTVLVMVTAVGGTLDAGLVAVRGTAALLAKNLAGTVLKVGALLPLVPLGFTGLVLAYGGGALLACLLGGAALWPRLRRAADRARPMELLRRYLPFSTAGYLATALGMLPSTVVPLEVLAAQGPQAAAYFAIAFQVAAFLTFIPSTSAQVLFAEAQRISLRRYLRKAVVGIYGLLVPAVAVIVVGAPYILRVFGDAYSAQAAETLRVLALAALVGAGNYLVDTILISRDRTGAYVFMNGANAILVLGLVAALLPYGLTAAALGWTLAQGLSLLLGVGVLIAAFAPGRRAEVSAADR; encoded by the coding sequence ATGAAGGTGCTGGTCTTCCCCCGCGACAGCAACCCGTACCAGGACCTGCTGCACGGCGAGTTACGCCGGACCGGCGTCCGCGTCCACTACCTGGGCGAGCTGACCTTCTCCCACACGCTCAATCTCCTGCTGCTCCCCGCCGAGCTGGCCGTCCGGCGGCTGGCCGGGGCCCGGATCGTGCACCTGCACTGGGTGTGGAAGTTCGCGCTGCCTGGCGGGGCCTGGATGCGGTGGCCGGCGCAGCTGTGGTTCGCCGCCGTGCTCGGCGTCGTGCGGCTGCTCGGCCTGCGGCTGGTGTGGACCGCGCACAACGTGCTGCCGCACCGGCCCGTCTTCGCCGACGACGCCGCCGCCCGGCGCACTCTGGTACGGCACTGCGACCTCGTGATCGCCCACCACTCGACGGCGCTGCACCGGCTGGCGGCCCTGGACGCGGTGCCGTCCAAGGCCGCCGTGATCCCGCACGGCCCCTTCCCCGCACCACCGCTGCCGCCGCCGGGCCGGTCGGGCGGGCCCCGCACGTTCCTGTTCTTCGGGCGGATCGAGCCGTACAAGGGGGTCGAGGACCTGCTCGCGGCCTTCACGGCGCTGCCCTGCGGGCTGGACGTGCGCCTCGTCATCGCCGGATCATGCCCGGATGCGGCGCTCGCGGCCCGGCTGAAGGCGTCGGCCGTTACCGACGATCGCGTCGACCTACGGCTCGGGCGGGTGCGCGACGAGGACGTCGCGGGGCTGTTCGCGGAGGCCGAAGTCGTCGTGCTGCCGTTCCGCGAGATCACCACCAGCGGCAGCGCGCTGCTCGCGCTCGCCCACGGCAGGCCACTGATCGTCCCCGCGCTGCCCGCCCTGGCGGGGCTGCCGGCCGCCGCCCTGGCCGGTTACCGCGGCGGCGTCACCGGGCTCACCGCGGCCCTGCGGGCGGCGGCGGGCTGGGACGCGGCGACGTTGGCGGCGATGTCGGCAGCGGCGCTGGAGCACGTGAACGGTGTCGGCTGGACCGAGATCGCCCGCGCGACCCGCAACGGCTACGCCACCGTCTTGCGGGATCGGGGCGGGCAGACAGGGGAACGCGTGCGCCTCGATCGGATGGGGGAGCGCGTGAGCCTCGACGCCGCAGGTGGGCCGATGCGGGAGCGTGTCCGCTCGCTGTTCCGCAACGTCCTGGTCCGCGGGACCTTCCTGCTGCTGGCGAACACGGTGCTGCTCGCGGCCGGCGGCTTCGCGTTCTTCACGCTGGCGGCGCGCAACTACCCGGTCGAGGCCGTCGGCTGGCTGACCGCCGTGACCGCGAGCGTCAACCTGCTGTCCACCGTCGCCGCCCTCGGCCTGCCCACCACGCTGCTGCGCCATCTCGTCAAGGCCGACGACCCGCGACGGCTGGCGGCGATCGCCGTGACCGCCGTCGGCGCGATCGGCGGCGTGCTCGCCCTGCTGTCGCTGCTGATCCTGGCGCCGCTGCTGCCCGGCGGTCCGGAGCTGATCCGGCAGCCGGGGACGATCACGCTGGTCACCGTCCTGGTGATGGTCACCGCGGTGGGCGGGACGCTGGACGCGGGGCTGGTGGCGGTCCGGGGCACCGCGGCGCTGCTGGCCAAGAACCTGGCGGGCACCGTGCTGAAGGTGGGCGCGTTGCTGCCGTTGGTCCCGCTCGGGTTCACCGGCCTGGTCCTCGCCTACGGCGGCGGCGCACTGCTCGCCTGCCTGCTCGGCGGGGCGGCGCTGTGGCCCCGGCTGCGCCGCGCCGCAGACCGCGCACGGCCGATGGAGCTGCTGCGGCGGTACCTGCCGTTCTCCACCGCCGGCTACCTGGCGACCGCGCTCGGCATGCTACCGAGCACCGTCGTGCCGCTGGAGGTGCTGGCCGCCCAGGGGCCACAAGCGGCGGCGTACTTCGCGATCGCCTTCCAGGTGGCGGCGTTCCTCACCTTCATCCCTTCGACGAGCGCGCAGGTGCTGTTCGCCGAGGCGCAGCGGATCTCGCTGCGCCGGTACCTGCGCAAGGCCGTGGTGGGGATCTACGGCCTGCTCGTCCCCGCCGTCGCGGTGATCGTGGTCGGGGCGCCGTACATCCTGCGGGTGTTCGGGGACGCCTACTCGGCGCAGGCGGCGGAGACGCTGCGGGTCCTGGCCCTGGCGGCGCTGGTCGGCGCGGGGAACTATCTGGTGGACACGATCCTGATCAGCAGGGACCGCACCGGCGCGTACGTCTTCATGAACGGCGCCAACGCGATCCTGGTGCTGGGCCTGGTGGCGGCGTTGCTCCCGTACGGGCTGACCGCCGCGGCCCTCGGCTGGACGCTCGCGCAGGGCCTGTCCCTGCTGCTGGGAGTGGGCGTGCTGATCGCCGCCTTCGCCCCCGGGCGGCGTGCCGAGGTCAGCGCGGCGGATCGGTAG
- a CDS encoding WD40 repeat domain-containing serine/threonine protein kinase codes for MPSFSPLRPTDPRQVGPYRLTGYLGAGGQGTVYIGESPEGQVVAIKVLHARLSEEPQARERFLQEIAATRQVRQFCTARVLDADTSGDQPYVVSQYVQGISLSRLIATQGVRDPDALERLAVATVTALVAIHQAGIVHRDFKPSNVVCGPDGPRVIDFGLARALDSTVAESSDILGTPAYMAPEQFSAGVVTAASDMFSWAATMAYAASGRPPFGNDSIPAIFQRILNEEPDLTGLTEPMRSLVVACLDKNPAARPSATDLLFNLLGHGVPNPAREAMGQESLFSAGTLPQERGGEGTASQTGAPSLAGSSSLPGLSSPSGPSSPSGPSSQWAPPFPSGSSSQSVPASLSGPSPVSGGASFPDAGMVSATESLVGPRVRAGLRSRRTLVVASLGLVAAGAVATGAAYFALAGPATPPVVTRPTVVPGPTTPVIQPEVTRTLSPEPAYAVAYSPDGKTFATSGANGAVRLWDAATRRVTASLDGHTKGVHAVAFSPDGKTLATGSDDGTVRLWSLPSGRGRGTLTGHTGGVGSVAFSPDGKIVASASRDQTVRLWNAATGDGTAILAGHTDWVDSVAFSPDGATIATSGHDRTVRLWHPATGEAAAVLSGHRYWVFSVAFSPDGKTLASASADRSVRLWDVAARKERSVLAGHRGWATAVAFSPDGKTLASGGYDRKVRLWDVASGRGIGELDGPADWVYSVAFSRDGTTVTGVAGDATLRVWGTR; via the coding sequence GTGCCCAGTTTCAGTCCTCTGCGGCCGACCGACCCGCGCCAGGTGGGTCCTTACCGGCTGACGGGCTATCTGGGCGCGGGCGGCCAGGGCACCGTTTACATCGGAGAGTCGCCCGAGGGCCAGGTCGTCGCGATCAAGGTGCTGCACGCCCGGCTGTCGGAGGAACCCCAGGCCCGCGAGCGGTTCCTCCAGGAGATCGCCGCGACCCGGCAGGTACGTCAGTTCTGCACGGCCCGGGTGCTGGACGCCGACACCAGCGGGGACCAGCCGTACGTGGTCAGCCAGTACGTTCAGGGCATCTCGCTGAGCCGGCTCATCGCCACGCAGGGGGTCCGCGACCCCGACGCGCTGGAGCGGCTGGCGGTCGCCACCGTCACCGCGCTGGTCGCCATCCACCAGGCCGGCATCGTGCACCGCGACTTCAAGCCGAGCAACGTCGTCTGCGGTCCTGACGGGCCCCGGGTGATCGACTTCGGGCTGGCGCGCGCCCTGGACTCCACGGTGGCCGAGAGCAGCGACATCCTCGGAACGCCGGCTTACATGGCGCCGGAGCAGTTCAGCGCCGGCGTGGTGACGGCGGCGTCGGACATGTTCAGCTGGGCCGCCACCATGGCCTACGCGGCGAGCGGGCGGCCGCCGTTCGGGAACGACAGCATCCCGGCCATCTTCCAGCGCATACTCAACGAGGAGCCGGACCTCACCGGGCTCACCGAGCCGATGCGGTCACTGGTGGTGGCGTGCCTGGACAAGAATCCCGCGGCCCGGCCGTCGGCAACCGACCTGCTGTTCAACCTGCTCGGCCACGGCGTGCCCAATCCGGCGCGGGAGGCGATGGGTCAGGAATCCCTCTTCTCGGCCGGGACGCTGCCGCAGGAGAGGGGTGGCGAGGGTACCGCGTCCCAGACGGGCGCCCCGTCGCTCGCGGGGTCATCCTCGCTGCCCGGCTTGTCCTCGCCGTCGGGTCCGTCCTCGCCGTCGGGTCCGTCCTCGCAGTGGGCTCCGCCATTCCCCTCGGGTTCGTCGTCGCAGTCCGTTCCCGCCTCGCTTTCGGGTCCGTCCCCGGTCTCGGGCGGAGCGTCGTTCCCTGATGCTGGGATGGTCTCGGCGACGGAATCGCTGGTGGGTCCGCGCGTTCGCGCCGGTCTCAGGTCGCGGCGCACCCTGGTCGTCGCGTCCCTCGGGCTGGTGGCCGCCGGGGCCGTCGCCACGGGCGCGGCATACTTCGCCCTTGCCGGGCCGGCGACGCCCCCGGTCGTGACGCGACCCACCGTCGTCCCGGGGCCTACCACGCCGGTGATCCAGCCGGAGGTGACCCGGACCCTCTCCCCGGAACCCGCCTACGCTGTCGCGTACAGCCCGGACGGGAAGACGTTCGCGACCAGCGGCGCCAATGGGGCCGTGCGGCTGTGGGACGCCGCCACCCGCCGCGTCACCGCCTCGCTCGACGGCCACACCAAGGGCGTCCACGCGGTGGCGTTCAGCCCGGACGGCAAGACGCTCGCGACGGGGAGCGACGACGGGACCGTACGGCTGTGGAGCCTGCCCTCGGGGCGTGGCAGGGGCACGCTCACCGGCCACACCGGAGGGGTCGGGTCGGTGGCGTTCAGCCCGGACGGCAAGATCGTGGCCAGCGCCAGCCGCGACCAGACCGTGCGGTTGTGGAACGCCGCGACCGGCGACGGCACCGCGATCCTCGCCGGCCACACCGACTGGGTGGACTCGGTGGCGTTCAGCCCGGACGGCGCCACGATCGCCACGAGCGGCCACGACCGGACCGTACGGCTCTGGCATCCGGCGACCGGCGAGGCCGCCGCCGTGCTCTCCGGCCACCGCTACTGGGTCTTCTCGGTGGCCTTCAGTCCGGACGGGAAGACTCTGGCGAGCGCGAGCGCCGACCGCAGCGTCCGGCTGTGGGACGTCGCCGCCCGCAAGGAGCGCAGCGTGCTCGCCGGTCACCGGGGCTGGGCCACCGCGGTCGCCTTCAGCCCGGACGGGAAGACGCTGGCCAGCGGCGGCTATGACCGCAAGGTACGGCTGTGGGACGTGGCGAGCGGACGCGGCATCGGCGAGCTGGACGGGCCGGCCGACTGGGTCTACTCGGTGGCGTTCAGCCGGGACGGCACGACCGTCACCGGGGTTGCCGGTGACGCCACGCTGAGGGTGTGGGGCACGCGCTAG
- a CDS encoding riboflavin synthase: MFTGHIQEVGTVVAVNHARIAVRAPKVTASGLGSICLNGVGLMIAQSGHETDVLEARLTAETRRRSTLDQIRPGTRVNVEAPLALGDPLGGHLVQGAVDGVGKVVRVDDGGGTRRLWIKPPERFLPLVVSKGQIAVDGVSLTVAEVSRDRFSVALIPMTLGATTLAELSAGDRVNLESDLLARLVRRWPSDPGRAVGEVVAALPWAGRVSGGQGVQKALAQLASGGAVVIWDPDREGEGDVVFAGARLRPDAFTFLLTQVCGHPTVPCAPEVLDRLEIGPIPGPGDRHGTRPHVPVDLAAGTGTGVSAAERAATVRRLAHPESRPADFLRPGHVFPLAARPGGLAERAGHTEATIALCVAAGLPPVGVCCEVMNPDGTMAKAAELEVAALRWGLPLLDVDDLRKHL; encoded by the coding sequence ATGTTCACCGGGCACATTCAGGAAGTCGGAACGGTGGTGGCCGTCAACCATGCGCGTATCGCGGTCAGAGCGCCCAAGGTCACCGCGAGCGGGCTGGGTTCGATCTGCCTGAACGGCGTCGGGCTGATGATCGCCCAGTCCGGGCACGAGACGGACGTGCTGGAAGCCAGGCTCACGGCCGAGACCCGCCGCAGATCGACCCTCGACCAGATTCGGCCCGGCACGCGGGTCAACGTGGAGGCGCCCTTGGCGCTGGGCGACCCGCTGGGTGGTCACCTGGTCCAGGGCGCCGTGGATGGCGTGGGCAAAGTCGTGAGAGTCGACGACGGGGGCGGCACACGGCGGCTGTGGATCAAGCCGCCGGAGCGTTTCCTCCCGCTGGTCGTCTCTAAGGGGCAGATCGCGGTCGACGGCGTCAGCCTGACCGTCGCCGAGGTGTCGCGTGACCGTTTCTCGGTGGCGCTGATCCCCATGACGTTGGGGGCCACCACGCTGGCGGAGTTGTCGGCCGGCGATCGCGTGAACCTGGAGTCCGATCTGCTCGCCCGCCTGGTGCGGCGCTGGCCGTCGGACCCGGGGCGGGCGGTGGGCGAGGTAGTCGCGGCGCTGCCGTGGGCGGGACGGGTTTCGGGCGGGCAAGGCGTGCAGAAGGCGCTGGCGCAACTCGCGTCCGGAGGAGCCGTGGTGATCTGGGATCCCGACCGGGAGGGCGAGGGCGATGTGGTGTTCGCGGGGGCGCGGTTGCGGCCGGATGCGTTCACCTTCCTGCTCACCCAGGTCTGCGGTCATCCGACCGTGCCGTGCGCGCCCGAGGTCCTGGATCGTCTGGAGATCGGACCCATCCCTGGACCCGGTGATCGGCATGGCACCCGGCCGCACGTCCCGGTGGATCTGGCCGCCGGGACCGGTACCGGGGTGTCGGCGGCCGAACGCGCCGCGACCGTACGCCGCCTGGCCCATCCGGAGTCCAGGCCGGCCGACTTCCTCCGGCCGGGTCATGTCTTCCCGCTGGCCGCACGCCCTGGAGGGCTCGCCGAGCGCGCCGGTCACACCGAGGCCACCATCGCCCTGTGCGTGGCGGCCGGGCTACCGCCCGTCGGGGTGTGCTGTGAGGTCATGAACCCCGACGGAACCATGGCCAAGGCCGCCGAGCTGGAGGTGGCCGCGCTGCGCTGGGGTCTGCCGCTGCTCGACGTGGACGACCTGAGGAAGCACCTGTGA